The following proteins are co-located in the Gossypium hirsutum isolate 1008001.06 chromosome A02, Gossypium_hirsutum_v2.1, whole genome shotgun sequence genome:
- the LOC121213750 gene encoding uncharacterized protein — protein sequence MQGLVLLSVLLCATYHIALSATNVTVADGLLDNGNFEQAPNASNMKGTVVVGRYAIPGWVNEGFVEYIKSGQKQGDMLLVVPEGAYAVRLGNEASIKQEIKVVKGMYYSITFSAARTCAQEERLNVTVAPDSGVMPIQTVYSSSGWDNYAWAFKSQSDAVMLIIHNPGVEEDPACGPLIDAVAIKALYPPRPTNKNIIKNGGFEEGPYIFPNTPWGVLIPPNIEDDNSPLPAWVVESLKAVKYIDSAHYFVPQGRRAVELVGGKESAIAQITRTIVGKTYRLSFSVGDANNSCAGSLVVEAFAGKATLKVPYESKGTGGFKRAALRFVAVSNRTRIMFLSTFYTMRSDDFSSLCGPVVDDVKLLSIRNP from the exons ATGCAAGGGCTCGTCTTGTTGTCGGTGCTCCTTTGCGCCACCTACCATATCGCTCTTTCCGCGACCAACGTTACGGTGGCAGACG GGCTGTTAGATAATGGTAACTTTGAGCAAGCCCCGAATGCCTCAAACATGAAGGGCACGGTCGTTGTGGGGCGTTATGCAATACCAGGATGGGTAAACGAAGGGTTTGTGGAATACATAAAGTCCGGGCAAAAGCAAGGGGACATGTTGCTGGTGGTGCCTGAGGGAGCCTATGCAGTCAGGTTAGGGAACGAGGCTTCAATCAAGCAGGAGATAAAGGTGGTGAAAGGGATGTATTACTCCATCACCTTCAGTGCGGCCCGTACTTGTGCTCAAGAGGAGCGTTTGAACGTGACGGTAGCACCCGATTCCGGTGTGATGCCCATCCAGACAGTGTATAGCAGCAGCGGTTGGGACAACTATGCTTGGGCATTCAAATCACAATCTGATGCGGTCATGTTGATTATTCACAATCCTGGAGTGGAGGAGGATCCTGCTTGTGGACCACTCATCGATGCGGTAGCTATCAAGGCTTTATATCCTCCCAGACCCACCAACA AGAACATAATAAAAAATGGTGGTTTTGAAGAAGGTCCTTATATATTCCCCAACACTCCATGGGGTGTCCTAATCCCACCCAACATTGAGGATGATAATTCTCCTCTCCCTGCCTGGGTAGTCGAATCCCTCAAGGCTGTCAAGTACATCGATTCGGCCCATTACTTTGTGCCTCAAGGCCGAAGAGCCGTGGAGCTAGTTGGCGGAAAAGAGAGTGCAATCGCTCAAATAACAAGAACCATTGTTGGCAAGACATACAGGCTTTCCTTCTCGGTGGGCGATGCTAACAACTCCTGTGCAGGTTCTTTGGTCGTCGAGGCATTCGCCGGTAAAGCCACactgaaagtcccgtacgaatcTAAAGGGACTGGTGGATTCAAGCGAGCTGCACTTAGATTCGTGGCTGTTTCCAACAGGACACGAATTATGTTCCTTAGCACGTTCTACACCATGAGAAGTGATGACTTTTCTTCTCTATGCGGTCCTGTTGTTGACGATGTGAAGCTTTTGAGTATTCGTAACCCTTGA